The Leifsonia xyli genomic sequence CGCCGGCATCATCTCGCCGATCGTCGGCATCCTCGGTGTCGGCAGCGCCGTGCCGATGGCCACGGTCATGGCGATCTGCGCCCTGATCTCGATCGCCTCCCTGTGGCTCGTGGTCCGGCCGCGTACGGTCCCCGAACTCGCGCACTGAGCCGTCCCTAGGCCGCGCATGCCGCGGCGGGTACGTTGTGGTGGCATGAGCGCTGCCGAACCCTCACCCGCGAAACCGGACGCAGAAGGCCACGATGTCGCCGGAGCGCGGCGGGTCACCAACCGGTGGCCGGTCATCGCGGCGTCCGTGGCCGTTGCGCTGGTGGTCGGGCTCGGCATCATCATCGCGCTGCGGCCCAAGCTGCCGTTCGGCATCGACACCGAGTGGATGGGCGAGATCGTCGAGCACCGCTCCCCGCTCTGGCTCGGCCCGGCGTTGTTCTTCAACTACGCGGGAGGCGGGATCGTCGGCTCGTTCGTCGTCCCGCTGGTGATCTTCCTGCTGCTGCTCGCCTTCCGAAGGCCGTGGGGCGCCGCGTTCTTCGCCATCGCGAGCATCGTGTCGGTCGTCTGCGTGCAGCTCCTCAAGCACACCGTCGGGCGCGCGCGGCCGACAGAGATCCTGGTCCACGCCGACACCGGTTCATTCCCGTCCGGGCATACGGCCAACGCCGCGACGATGGTGGTCGTGCTCGGCATCCTCTTCCCGCGCGTGTGGGTGTGGATCCTCGGCGTCGTGTGGGCCGTGCTGATGGCGATCAGCCGCACCTACCTCGGTGCGCATTGGATCAGCGACACGATCGGCGGCCTGCTGCTCGGCGCCGGTGTCGCCGTCATCGTGTGGACGCCGCTGGCGCACCGACTCGCGTTGGAGGCGACGCAGCCGCATCCCTTCTTCCTCTCGCGACGGCGCCCAGTAGAGTGACCGGCATGAGCGACGGGGACGCGCTGGCGAAGGCGCAGGCCGAGGCCCAGGCGGCCGCGGAGGAGGCGGAGCGGCTGCAGGCCGAGGCGGCGGAGGCCGTGCGCAAGGCGCAGGAAGCGTCCGCGGCGGCGGAGGCGCGGGCGACGTCGCTGCGGGAGGCAGCGGCTGCGGCCGCAGCTGCAGCGCCGTCCGCAGAACCGCCCGCGGAGGCACCCGCCGGTCCGCTCGACGCCGCGGAGGTGGAGGCGGTCCGCGCCGGCTACGCCTTCGACACGGCCGTCCTCGAACTCGGCGCCCTCGTGAACGGCGCCCCGCAGCCCGCGGTGCCGGTCCGCATCCCGATCGCGATGACGAACCGGCACGGCCTGGTCGCCGGCGCGACCGGCACCGGCAAGACCAAGACCCTGCAGGTGCTCGCCGAGCAGCTGTCCGCGGCGGGCGTCCCCGTGTTCGCGGCCGACATCAAGGGCGACCTCTCGGGCATCGCGACGCCGGGCGAACCGAACGACAAGCTCCTGGAGCGCACCCGCGGCATCGGCCAGGACTGGACACCCCGGGCCGCGACCACCGAGTTCTTCTCTCTCGGCGGCATCGGCGCGGGCGTCCCGATCCGCGCGACCGTCGCGGGTTTCGGCCCGCTGCTGCTGTCCAAGGTGCTCGGCCTCAATGCCACGCAGGAGTCGAGCCTGGGCCTGGTCTTCCATTACGCCGAGCAGGCCGGGCTCCCGCTGCTCGACCTCGCCGATCTGCGCGCCGTGCTCACCTACCTGACGAGCGACGACGGCAAGGAGGAGCTGACCGGGCTCGGCGGCCTCTCCGCGGCGACCGTGGGCGTCATCCTGCGCGAGCTGATCGTGTTCGCCGACCAGGGCGCTGACGCGTTCTTCGGCGAGCCTGAGATCGACACGGCGGAGTTCCTCCGCCTCGCTCCCGACGGCACCGGTGTCGTCAGCCTGCTCGAGGTGCCGGGAGTGCAGGACAAGCCCGCGCTGTTCTCGACCTTCCTGATGTGGCTGCTCGCCGACCTCTTCAACGACCTGCCCGAGGTCGGAGACCTCGACAAGCCCAAGCTGGTGTTCTTCTTCGACGAGGCGCACCTGCTGTTCCGGGACGCGTCGAAGGACTTCCTGGCCTCGATCACCCAGACCGTGCGGCTCATCCGGTCGAAGGGCGTCGGCATCTTCTTCGTAACGCAGACGCCGAAGGATGTGCCGTCGGAGGTGCTCGCTCAGCTCGGCTCGCGCGTACAGCACCAGCTCCGGGCCTTCACCCCGGACGACGCCAAGGCGCTCAAGCAGACCGTGTCGACGTATCCGACGTCGGGCTACGACCTCGCCCAGGTGCTGCAGTCGCTCGGCACCGGCGAGGCCGTCGTGACGGTCATGAACGAGAAGGGCGCGCCGACGCCGGTCGCCTGGACGCGCCTCCGCGCCCCGCAGGGGTCGATGTCGCCCGCACCCGCCGCGCAGGTCCAGGCGACGATCGCCGCGTCGCCGCTTCAGGCGAAGTACGGAACCCCTCTCGACCGCGACTCGGCGCGCGAGATGCTCGGCCGCAAGCTGGATGCGGCGGCCGCCGCCGCGACCCGGGCCCAGGCCCAGGCCGACGCGGCGAAGGCCGCCGCCGAGGCGCAGAAGCAGGCCGACGCGCAGACGAAGGCCGACGCCAAGGCGCAGGCGGCGGCGCAGAAGGAGTACGAGCGCATCCTGCGCCAGACCGCGCCGCGGTCGACCTCGCGGCGCAGCTCATCTCAGAAGACCGTGCTGGAGCAGGTGCTCGGCTCGAAGGCCACCCGTGACATCCTGGGCAGCGTCGTCGAGGGGATCTTCGGCACCCGGCGGCGACGCTAGGGCGCCAGCAGCGCGCGGGCCCGGAGCGCGATCTCGCGCGCGATCGTGCCGTCGCCGCCGTCTTGCGCGGACCACATGCCGGACAGCGCGCCCCACGCGAGCGCCCAGGAGAGCACGCGCCGCGGCGGCATACCCGTCTCCGCCGCGATGATCCCGACCGCACGCTCCAGGCGTCCCGGCGCGAGGGCGACCGCCGCATCCGGGTTGCAGAGGATGTTCGCCACGTCGAACCCCGGGTCGCCGTGCAGCGGCTTCGGGTCGATCGCCAGCCAGCCGCGCTCGCCGAAGCGCAGCACGTTCCCGTGGTGCAGGTCGCCGTGCAGCACGACGTCGGCGACGGGATGGGCGAGCAGCGACTCCGTGGTGTCTGCGGCGGTGTCGAGCACTCCGTCGGGGTCCGCGCCGTCGCGGTTCAAAAGGTCCCGGAACCAGCGCCGGAGGTCGAACAGCCCCTCGGGCCGCGGCTCGCGCCCGGCCGCATGGAGCCGCAACCCGGTCCGGCAGAGGATGCGCGTCGCCTCGTCGTCGCCGTCAGGACCCGTCCGCGCCAGGCCCGCGAGCCCGTCGTTGTCGTCCGCACGCTCGAGGAGAACCGCATCCCCGTCCGCCGCGAGCACCCGAGCGGCGCCGTCGCCGTCCCACCAGCGGAGGACGGCGTTCCCGGCCCGCTCCTCGCCCGAGGTCGCCAGCTTGAGGAACGCGCGCTCGCCGCCGCGGCGCACCGGCTGCAGCACGCTCGACGCGGTCGCGAACGCCGGGCCGTCCGGTCTCACGCCAAGCGCCTTCCGGACCGCGGCCAGCGCGTCCTCCGGCACCCTCATCCGGCGGCCGTCAGGGACGCAGGCGCAGGCGCTCGAACCAGTACAGGAGGCGTGGCCACGTGCGCCGCAGCTGGTTGAGCGTCATCGGCTCGGCGGGACGCGTGACCGGCACATCGAGCTCTTCCGCCACCCGCTCCATGTCGCCCTGCGACCAGAACTGGCCCCGCATCCGGATCAGCAGGCGCCCCTGCGAGGACGCGACGAAGAGCTGGGGGAGGACGTCGAGCGTGCTGCCCTCGTACACCTGCACGAGGATCACCGCTCCCGCTTCGCCCGGCCCCACGTGGACCGTGCGCCCGAAGAACCCGCGTTCCCGCACGCCGTCCCGGCTGATGCTGATGGTCGTGTTCAGGAACGAGGCCACACCCACCACCGTCGCCCCGATGACGACGAGGTGCGCGAGCAGCACGTACGGCCAGCCCGGTCCCGGGATCGTGAGCCAGTAGACCACCGCGAACACCGGCGTCGTCAGCGCGAGCACCGCGATGATGCCGCGCAGGAACAGGTGCCGGTGCGGGCGCAGGACGGTCATGCGGGTCGACCCCGCATCCCGGTCCACGTCGGTCTGCTCACTCACCCGATGAGCTTGACTGATTCGCCCGAAGCCCGGTAGCGGCATTTTGGGGGACACCCGTTCAGGGGTACGTCCCCCCGTGGCCTCGGATCGCGGTCATCCCACGGCGCGGATCACGAGCTCCCGGATGCGCTCCTCGTCGGCCGGGGTGAGGTCCAGGACGGCGAACGCCGTGGGCCACATCGTCCCGTCGTCGAGGTGCGCGGGGTCGTTGAAACCGAGCGTGGAGTAACGGTATTTGAACTTGGAGGCCGGCTGGAAGAAGCAGAACGTCTTCCCGTCGAGGGCGTACGCGGGCATCCCGTACCAGAGCTTCGGCCACACGTCCGGCACGGCGTCGGTCACGATCTCGTGGACGCGCTCCGCCAGCCGGCGGTCGTGCTCCGGCAGCTCGGCGATCTTCTCCAGCAGGTCCCGGGTGTCATCCTCCCTGCTGGCCTTACCGCGGCGCTGGCGCTTCACCTCCGTCGAGCGCTCTTTCATGGCGGCGCGCTCCTCGTCGGTGAACGCGGGGGCTGTGGTCTCTGTCGTCTTCGTCATGCCCCGACGATAAGGCGGAAGGGCGGTGTACGGCTTCTCCGAAACTGCTCGGTCGGCGGATCGCCCGTCGCCGCTACGACGCTTCGGTCCTGACCCGCTCGCGGATCATCCGGATCGACGTGTTGAGCACGGACGCGACGAGCAGCACCAGGTAGATCGCCCAGAACGCGGCGTCACCGGCGTGCAGGTACCGAGTGAGCTCCCACGTCTCCTGCGTCGCCAGCAGCGCGCCGCCAGCCGAGACCGCGAACCACCCGGTTCCCGAGGCGCGGAACAGACGCGCCCGCGCCCCGACCGACGGATCGGCCGCGATGAGGCGGCGCGTCAGGAAGTACATCACCGGCGGGAGCAGCCACCAGTACCGCGAGGGCAGCGCCGTGTCCTCCTTCGCGATCGACGACTCGATGCGGTGCAGCTCCACCGAGCCCTGGAACAGGGGACCGGCGACGAGGAACCACGCCCCGATGAAACTCGCCCAGACGACCAACGCCTCCACGGACTCAGTCTAGACAGGTGACCCTAGAGTCACCTATCATGTCCGCATGAGCACCGACGACGTCATCCAGGCGATCGCGGATCCCACGCGCCGCCGGCTGCTCGACGCCCTCCGCGAGCAGGACGGGCAGCCCATCGCGGCCCTCACCGAGAAGGTCGCGCCACTCGGGCGCCACGTCGTGCTCAAGCACATCCACGTGCTCGAAGCAGCCGACCTCGTCCTCACCCGCAAGGTGGGGCGGCAGCGGCTGTGCTATCTCAACGCGGTGCCCATCGTGCAGCTCGCCGAACGCTGGATCGACGACTTCGGCGCCCGCACGGCGTCCGGGCTCACCGCACTGAAGAGGGATCTGGAAGGACAGAGACCATGACCGAGGACCGCGTCTACCGCGTCCGCATCGACGCCACGCCCGAGGCGGCGTGGGCGGCGATCACCGACCCCGCCCGCACCGTCGCCTGGTACTACGGTTCGGAGGTGCGCACGACCTGGACGGTCGGCGAGCCCCTGGAGTACTACGCCGGCGACGAGCTGCAGATCACGGGCACCTTGCTCGCCTACGACCCGCCCCGGTCGTACAGCCACGAGTTCATCGCCGCCTGGTCGGGCGAACGCGAGGAGCAGGGCACACTCACCTGGACCGTCGAGCCCGACGGTGACGGATGCGTCGTGACGCTCGTTCATGCGGGAGGCCATGGGCAGGAGACCGTGGACGGCTCCCGCTACATCGTCGACGCGCTGAAGGCCTACCTGGAGGGGGCGGTGATGCCACGGCCCGCGGGGTGAGCGTCGCGGCCCGCGGTCCGCCGGGTCTGGCGCGCCCCGGGGTGCACGGACGATACTGCCCGCATGCTGGGTCACACCGTCCGCCGGGGTCTCGCCGGGCTCGCCGCGCTGACGACCGCCGTGCTCCTGGCCGTGGGGGCGACCGCCGCCCCCGCTTCCGCGACGTTCGCCACCCAATGCAGCGCGCCCACGCGCACGCTGGACGCCTCCGCCTCCTCGGTCAGCATCGCGCCGGGGGAGACGGTGCTGCTCGCGTCCGGGACGTTCACCGGCGGCGTGGATGCGCTGCCCCGGGCGCGACGCTCTGCGTGGCCTCGGGTGCGAACCTCCAGCCGGCGTACCTCAACAACGGCGCGGGCGCAGTGGTGGTCGCGGAGGGCGGGACGGCGACGTTCCCCTTC encodes the following:
- a CDS encoding phosphoesterase PA-phosphatase, whose protein sequence is MAASVAVALVVGLGIIIALRPKLPFGIDTEWMGEIVEHRSPLWLGPALFFNYAGGGIVGSFVVPLVIFLLLLAFRRPWGAAFFAIASIVSVVCVQLLKHTVGRARPTEILVHADTGSFPSGHTANAATMVVVLGILFPRVWVWILGVVWAVLMAISRTYLGAHWISDTIGGLLLGAGVAVIVWTPLAHRLALEATQPHPFFLSRRRPVE
- a CDS encoding ATPase, which gives rise to MSDGDALAKAQAEAQAAAEEAERLQAEAAEAVRKAQEASAAAEARATSLREAAAAAAAAAPSAEPPAEAPAGPLDAAEVEAVRAGYAFDTAVLELGALVNGAPQPAVPVRIPIAMTNRHGLVAGATGTGKTKTLQVLAEQLSAAGVPVFAADIKGDLSGIATPGEPNDKLLERTRGIGQDWTPRAATTEFFSLGGIGAGVPIRATVAGFGPLLLSKVLGLNATQESSLGLVFHYAEQAGLPLLDLADLRAVLTYLTSDDGKEELTGLGGLSAATVGVILRELIVFADQGADAFFGEPEIDTAEFLRLAPDGTGVVSLLEVPGVQDKPALFSTFLMWLLADLFNDLPEVGDLDKPKLVFFFDEAHLLFRDASKDFLASITQTVRLIRSKGVGIFFVTQTPKDVPSEVLAQLGSRVQHQLRAFTPDDAKALKQTVSTYPTSGYDLAQVLQSLGTGEAVVTVMNEKGAPTPVAWTRLRAPQGSMSPAPAAQVQATIAASPLQAKYGTPLDRDSAREMLGRKLDAAAAAATRAQAQADAAKAAAEAQKQADAQTKADAKAQAAAQKEYERILRQTAPRSTSRRSSSQKTVLEQVLGSKATRDILGSVVEGIFGTRRRR